A region of Pseudomonas sp. Marseille-Q3773 DNA encodes the following proteins:
- a CDS encoding MFS transporter, whose protein sequence is MIAVLLAMLMLVNFLDKVVIGLVAVPMSRELGLSPAEFGLVGGALHWFFAISAVVGGFMANRRPTRTLLLGMGAFWALIQLPMLFVTSLWAIVACRVLLGIGEGPASPVATHALYKWFPNDRRNLPVALLHTGSALGLLVAGAMIPWISVHYGWRMNFIVLALIGAAWCALWWALGREGTLDRIRPGQLKEEQAHIAYRRLLGDRTVLGNYLCHFAANWSLALTLTWVPSYLETGLGIDPIMTGRVFVLFVVVTTPLSLFMAWLSQRLMRAGVATRWSRGAFVSLCLIASGLLSAALFLPGLGNVERIMSLTFSGGLALVMYSVGPAMLAEFTPSGQRGGILAIGNGIASLAGLAAPVVTGLLVQGAGADHPAGYGQGFLVCGAVLVIAGLTGLVWMDPQKTRQRLLQVDTAALARA, encoded by the coding sequence ATGATTGCGGTACTGCTGGCGATGCTTATGTTGGTGAACTTCCTGGACAAGGTGGTCATCGGCCTTGTAGCGGTACCCATGTCCAGGGAACTGGGTTTGTCCCCGGCCGAGTTCGGCCTGGTAGGCGGCGCGTTGCACTGGTTCTTCGCCATCTCTGCGGTTGTCGGTGGCTTCATGGCCAACCGCCGGCCGACCCGCACCCTGCTGTTGGGCATGGGCGCATTCTGGGCGCTGATCCAGTTGCCCATGCTGTTCGTCACTTCCCTGTGGGCGATTGTCGCTTGCCGGGTGCTGCTGGGCATCGGCGAAGGGCCGGCCTCACCGGTGGCAACCCATGCCTTGTACAAGTGGTTTCCCAACGACCGGCGCAACCTGCCGGTGGCGCTGTTGCATACCGGGAGTGCACTGGGACTGCTGGTGGCAGGCGCAATGATTCCATGGATCAGCGTGCACTATGGCTGGCGCATGAACTTCATCGTGCTGGCTCTGATCGGCGCGGCGTGGTGCGCGCTGTGGTGGGCATTGGGGCGCGAGGGTACGCTTGACCGCATCCGCCCTGGCCAGCTCAAGGAAGAGCAGGCGCACATCGCCTACCGTCGTCTGCTCGGCGACCGCACGGTGCTGGGCAATTACCTGTGCCACTTCGCCGCCAACTGGTCGCTGGCCCTTACCTTGACCTGGGTGCCGAGCTACCTGGAAACCGGTCTGGGCATCGACCCGATCATGACCGGCCGGGTGTTCGTCCTGTTCGTGGTGGTGACCACGCCACTGAGCCTGTTCATGGCGTGGCTGTCGCAGCGCCTGATGCGCGCCGGGGTGGCGACGCGCTGGTCGCGCGGAGCCTTCGTTTCTCTGTGCCTGATTGCCAGCGGGTTGCTCTCGGCGGCGTTGTTCCTGCCGGGTCTGGGCAATGTCGAGCGAATCATGAGCCTGACCTTCAGCGGCGGGCTGGCGCTGGTCATGTACTCGGTGGGGCCAGCCATGCTGGCGGAGTTCACGCCTAGCGGGCAGCGTGGCGGCATTCTGGCTATCGGCAATGGTATTGCTTCGCTGGCCGGGCTGGCGGCACCCGTAGTCACGGGGTTGCTGGTGCAGGGCGCCGGAGCCGATCACCCTGCAGGTTATGGCCAGGGCTTCCTGGTGTGCGGGGCGGTGCTGGTGATCGCCGGGTTGACCGGGCTGGTGTGGATGGACCCGCAGAAAACCCGCCAACGGCTGCTGCAGGTGGACACGGCTGCGCTGGCCCGGGCCTGA